In the genome of Candidatus Methylomirabilota bacterium, the window TCGAGCAGGCGGCGCAGCTGGCTCATGGACTTGACCATGTAGTGGGCGACGCCGTCGAGACCGCCCTTGGGGGCCAGGAGCACGGCCGTCAGCCCCACGCGGCGCGCCCCGCGGATGTCGGAGTCCACGCTGTCGCCCACCATGGCCGCGTCCTCCGCGGTGAGCCCCATGCGCGCGAGCGCCAGCTCGAACAGCGGCGGCTCCGGCTTGCCCACGACAAGCGGGCGCAAGCCCGCGGCGGCCGCCACGGCCTCGACGATCGCGCCACAGCCCGGGAGGAAGTCGTCGCCCTCAACGGGCAGCCGCGGATCGAGGTTGGGCGTGAGGAAGGCTGCTCCGCCGGCGACGGCCCGAGAGGCTGCCGTCAGCCGCTCGTAGGAGAAGTCGAAGTCGTTGCCGACGACCACGGCCTGCGCCTCGCGGTAGCGGTCCATGGGCACCAGGCTGTGCGAGCCGTCCACGACCGCGGCTTCGAGCTCGGAGCCGCCGATGGCGAGAACCCGCGAGGCCGGGCCGACGTGCGTGTCGAGCACGCGACCGAGGATCTCGAGCGGGGTCAGCACCTCGTTCACGGCCGCCTGGATGCCCAGCCGCTCGAGCTTGGCCTGCATGGTCGCCGCGCGTGCCCGCGAGTTGTTGGTGAGGAACGTGAGCGCCCTGCCCTGGCCCCGCAGGAGCGCCAGCACGTCGGCGGCGCCCGATATCAGCACGTCGCCGGTCCACACGCAGCCGTCGAGATCGAAGATGAAGCCGCGCATCTCGCGCAGCCCGCGCCGGGATCGGGTCACGGCCGGATACTACCATGTAGGCGCAGACGCGGGCATGTGGGCCGGCGCGCAGGGCGGGCTGCGGGTCGGGGCGAGGAAAAATGTGCGTCCTGCGCGGCTCCCGCGCTAGAGTCGAGCCATGGCGAGAGCCGCTAGAACCCGCACCTACACGCTGAGACGGGCTTCCTCGGTCGTCTTCGCGCTGATCTCCGTCCTGCCGCTGCTTCTTTTCGTCT includes:
- a CDS encoding HAD-IIA family hydrolase: MTRSRRGLREMRGFIFDLDGCVWTGDVLISGAADVLALLRGQGRALTFLTNNSRARAATMQAKLERLGIQAAVNEVLTPLEILGRVLDTHVGPASRVLAIGGSELEAAVVDGSHSLVPMDRYREAQAVVVGNDFDFSYERLTAASRAVAGGAAFLTPNLDPRLPVEGDDFLPGCGAIVEAVAAAAGLRPLVVGKPEPPLFELALARMGLTAEDAAMVGDSVDSDIRGARRVGLTAVLLAPKGGLDGVAHYMVKSMSQLRRLLETYSP